In the Terriglobus sp. RCC_193 genome, AGGAAGAATAATGGGAACCGCATCGACCACTGGCAGCCTTACCTACAGCACCGTCGATATCGAGAAGGTCGTCCGGAAGGTGACCACCGATCTCAAGATGATCGCGCAGAGCACAAGCGCGATTACCGAAACCTTGGCGCAAACATACGGAGAGGACATCGAGTTGCTTGCCAAGAATGGCTACCTCGAATCAGTTGACCTGACGTTGCTCACCGGCGGTGAAAATGGTACAGAAGTCAAAGCGACCAAGTACATCGTAAACACCGCCGCGGGGGATTTGACATCCAGCCGCCCTGGAGGCGTCTTGTGGCCCCGCGTCGCGAATCCTTACCTGCGGATCATTCTGACGTACACATCGTCCTATGACTCGGCTGCGCGTAACACTATGAGCTCCCGTTTGAATGTCGCCTGGCAACCGACTTCCGTTAGCACAAGCCATGTTGGCCTTCCGCAATCGGGTGGCCGAGACTACGCGAGCAACGGCTGGGGTATGCAGAGAAAGGACTTCGGAGCATGAGCGATCACAACATTTTCGAGCTTCAACTGGCTCTGCCTAATTCCGCACTGGCTATCAAGGAGAAGACCCTCCTGGGGTTCGAAGAGCGATACACCAAAGTGCGAGACCGTATTCGCTTGCTGCTTAGTGAGTCGGAGATCGCGTCTTGGAATAAGAAGTTTCATGCGGGAGATCTCCAGCTCGCTAACCTGATCAAAGAGCAATACCCGTTGGTCATTTTCTACGGCGACGTTGGCACGGGGAAAACCGAGACTGCGGAATGCATCGCAAATCGGATCGTTACTGAGGCTAAGACTGAAGATTCAGTGCTTTTCAAGTTGAGCAACAGCGTACGCGGAACCGGCAAAGTCGGCGAGATGAGCTCCCTGATTGCTGAAGCCTTTCAGAAGATCACTGCGTCGGCAGGAAAAACGCGCAGAGCTGTATTGATCATTGATGAAGGCGACTCCCTTGGTGCGGCTCGCTCTCAAGAACACAGCCATCACGAAGACAAAGTCGCGGTCAACACACTAATCCAAAGCATCGACGGGTTGCGTAGACACGGAGGGCGTATTGTCACGATCCTTTGCACAAATCGGTTAAGCACGTTAGACCCGGCGCTTTATAGGCGTGCAGCGCTGGTGGAAGAGTTTACGAGGCCTGACGCCCATAAGAGGAAGGCCCTCCTCAAGATGGATTTGAAGGGCCTCAAGATGACCGATAGTCAACTTGAGGAATTGGTTCAGTTGACGGGAGCTCATGGGAAACATCCCGGCTTTACTTATTCAGACATTCGCACTCGTTTATATCCGGAAGCACTCTCCCGGGCATTTCCCGATCGTGAGCTGCAGTTTGCAGATCTTCAAAAAGCAGCACAAGATGTGCCAGCCTCTCCAGTACTGGAGGACAAATGATGTCCATCTCTAACTTGGCAGGGCGCCGCATTCAAATTGCCGGCAGTATCGCCACGAACTCTCAAGTGGCTTCAACTACCGAAGTTGAGCTTGCAAGAGACTTCGTCGCCGCACTTGTGCCGCAACTGATTGCCTTGGGCGCAACGTTCGTTGTCCCCGTTGACGCTGAAAAGCTACGTCCCTGTGATGGCAAGCCGATCTGCTTTGACTGGCTGGTATGGCAAACCTTGAGCGATAACCTCCCGAAGCGTCCCAGTGGGGCTGCGAGTCCGCTCGCAATCGCGATCCTTCATCACAAGACAGAACAGCAAATACCTGCCGAATTCGCAAGTCTCTGGGACGAGATGAGAGATTCCGATGCCATCGCGATAGAGAACGTCTCACACTGGAATATGAACAGTAAGAGAATGGAAGTTCAGGCCCGTCATGGCGACATCTTGATAACTCTGGGTGGGTCCGAGGGTGTTCTCTTCCTAGCAAATCTGTATCACGAAGCGGGAAAACCGGTTATTCCCCTGAACTTCGAGCTTTCGGAACCGAAAGAAGGATCGCTGCGCCTCTTTAACATGGCCCTTGCAAGTCCTCAGTCCGGGCGCTTTTTCGGCGTGACCGATTCTAGCCCTCACACCTGGATCAATCGCATCAACTGGTCCAAATCGAAAACGGCGAGCCAGCGTGCATCTACGATGCTGGACCTGCTTCGAGCGCTCGAACCTCCGCACGCTTTCGCCGTGCGCTTGCTAAATCCGAGTCATCCGGATTTTTCCGATGTGGAGAGCTTCTTCACCGAAGTTGCGCAACCGGTGATGGAAGGGGAGTTTGGATACAAATTGTTAGTGGTTGATGGAGCTCAACCGTTCGATCGTGCGCGGATGGATCAGGAGATTTTCGACAAGCTCCATCGCAGTTCCATGATTCTCGCAGACATCACCGGAGCTCGTCCC is a window encoding:
- a CDS encoding AAA family ATPase, encoding MSDHNIFELQLALPNSALAIKEKTLLGFEERYTKVRDRIRLLLSESEIASWNKKFHAGDLQLANLIKEQYPLVIFYGDVGTGKTETAECIANRIVTEAKTEDSVLFKLSNSVRGTGKVGEMSSLIAEAFQKITASAGKTRRAVLIIDEGDSLGAARSQEHSHHEDKVAVNTLIQSIDGLRRHGGRIVTILCTNRLSTLDPALYRRAALVEEFTRPDAHKRKALLKMDLKGLKMTDSQLEELVQLTGAHGKHPGFTYSDIRTRLYPEALSRAFPDRELQFADLQKAAQDVPASPVLEDK